One genomic region from Nitrospirota bacterium encodes:
- a CDS encoding response regulator: protein MLKKVLVIDDSALIHQMYKMVLMRYRCEIIDGMNGQDGWDKLAANPDVDLILLDINMPVMNGIEFIKKVKATERYNAIPIVMVSTEGKEEDTLRGLALGAKGYVKKPFQPSDLHALIEKIYPVK, encoded by the coding sequence ATGCTCAAGAAGGTTCTGGTCATAGACGATTCGGCGCTGATCCACCAGATGTACAAAATGGTGCTCATGCGGTATCGCTGTGAGATCATCGACGGGATGAACGGGCAGGACGGGTGGGACAAGCTTGCGGCGAATCCGGATGTGGACCTGATCCTGCTCGACATCAACATGCCGGTGATGAACGGCATCGAGTTCATCAAAAAAGTGAAGGCGACGGAGCGCTACAACGCGATACCGATTGTCATGGTCAGCACCGAGGGCAAGGAAGAGGATACCTTGCGGGGGTTAGCGCTCGGGGCGAAGGGGTATGTGAAGAAACCGTTCCAGCCGAGCGATCTGCATGCCCTTATCGAGAAGATCTATCCGGTGAAATAG
- a CDS encoding CoB--CoM heterodisulfide reductase iron-sulfur subunit B family protein: MEIAYYPGCSLHASSELYDIQCKLVFNKLGVELKEIEDWNCCGATGASKTNEFLSIALPARNLGLADATGLSEIVIPCSSCYSRTLVSQKVLASDAALKESINAELGHKIEGRIKVSSILEVLRPKVDSGEIAGKAVKKLTGLKPACYYGCLMTRFPVDIDVPDNVENPQGMEIVCKALGAEPVDWSYKTDCCGASGAYNDAEQSQLLMSRIFKDATARGANCLVTTCPLCQMNVDSYQDEVGKKYGIEKRLPVYYITELIGVSMGIDPILMQVDRHFVDAMGLLKELNLI, encoded by the coding sequence ATGGAAATAGCCTATTATCCCGGTTGTTCACTCCATGCATCGTCCGAGCTGTACGATATCCAGTGCAAGCTCGTGTTCAATAAGCTGGGCGTCGAGCTCAAGGAGATCGAAGATTGGAACTGTTGCGGCGCCACCGGCGCAAGCAAGACCAATGAGTTCCTTTCCATCGCCCTTCCCGCCAGGAACCTGGGGCTTGCCGACGCCACCGGTCTTTCCGAGATCGTGATCCCGTGCTCGTCGTGCTACAGCAGGACCCTCGTGTCGCAAAAGGTGCTTGCCTCAGATGCGGCGCTCAAGGAATCCATCAACGCGGAGCTCGGCCATAAAATAGAAGGCAGGATCAAGGTTTCGAGCATCCTCGAGGTCCTGCGGCCCAAGGTTGACTCGGGAGAGATCGCCGGCAAGGCGGTCAAGAAACTCACGGGCCTCAAGCCGGCCTGTTACTATGGCTGCCTCATGACGCGGTTCCCGGTGGACATCGACGTACCCGATAACGTGGAGAATCCCCAGGGAATGGAGATCGTCTGCAAGGCGCTCGGCGCAGAGCCCGTCGATTGGAGCTATAAGACAGACTGCTGCGGCGCCTCCGGGGCGTACAACGATGCCGAACAGTCGCAGCTTCTGATGTCCCGTATTTTCAAGGACGCGACAGCCCGCGGCGCGAACTGCCTCGTTACCACCTGCCCGCTCTGCCAGATGAACGTGGATTCCTACCAGGACGAGGTCGGCAAAAAATATGGGATAGAAAAGCGGCTGCCGGTCTACTACATCACGGAGCTTATCGGCGTCTCTATGGGGATCGACCCAATACTCATGCAGGTCGACCGGCATTTCGTGGACGCCATGGGATTGTTAAAGGAGTTGAACCTGATATGA
- a CDS encoding 5-formyltetrahydrofolate cyclo-ligase: MKTPLRKKIAEARDSLSREIRASKSYEIEQRLWSLPEFQAARMVMFFASFRSEVDTLPMIRHALDSGKRVILPKVAGRELLLFEIKDFDKDMVPGTWGIPEPRETTPVALGEVGLVIVPGLGFDQQGNRLGYGAGFYDKLLQDYSGATAAVAFELQIVPEIPADPHDIPVQKIVTERRVIEAS, encoded by the coding sequence TTGAAAACACCTCTGAGAAAAAAGATAGCAGAAGCGAGGGATAGCCTTTCCCGTGAGATCCGTGCGTCCAAGAGCTATGAGATCGAGCAGCGGCTCTGGTCGCTTCCCGAGTTCCAGGCCGCGCGGATGGTCATGTTTTTTGCCTCGTTCCGAAGCGAGGTCGATACCCTGCCCATGATCCGGCATGCGCTGGATTCAGGCAAGCGGGTGATCCTGCCGAAGGTTGCAGGCAGGGAACTCCTGCTGTTCGAGATCAAGGACTTTGATAAAGACATGGTTCCCGGTACCTGGGGGATCCCCGAGCCTCGCGAGACCACGCCGGTCGCACTCGGCGAAGTGGGACTCGTTATCGTACCGGGCCTGGGGTTCGATCAGCAGGGAAACCGTCTGGGATACGGAGCTGGATTCTACGATAAGTTGTTGCAGGATTATTCCGGTGCCACTGCAGCGGTCGCTTTTGAGCTTCAGATCGTACCCGAGATACCGGCCGATCCTCACGACATCCCCGTACAGAAGATCGTAACGGAACGGAGAGTCATAGAAGCGAGCTGA
- a CDS encoding protein-glutamate O-methyltransferase CheR, which translates to MNNDAVKAMSAKEFGRLSEFIVDHCGIKMPPAKQIMLESRLQKRLRVLGMSSFRDYCDHVLGSEAGADELVHMIDAVTTNKTDFFREPYHFQFLAESVLPEFLSEQGGARKHFQIWSAGCSSGEEPYTLAIAMSEFAIQRAGFQYGILATDISSRVLDKARLGIYDEHLVAGIPLALKQRYFLRSKDRGKALVRVAPELRSHISFQRVNLMDEHLSAPELMDAIFCRNVIIYFERATQYRLLGRLCRCLKTNGHLFLGHSETVHGFDLPLVRISSTIYRKVA; encoded by the coding sequence ATGAACAACGATGCCGTCAAGGCAATGTCCGCGAAAGAGTTCGGCCGTCTGAGCGAGTTCATCGTCGACCACTGCGGCATCAAGATGCCACCGGCCAAGCAGATCATGCTCGAATCGAGGCTGCAGAAGCGGCTGCGTGTGCTCGGCATGTCCTCCTTCAGGGACTATTGCGATCACGTGCTCGGATCGGAAGCAGGGGCGGATGAGCTTGTGCACATGATCGACGCGGTCACAACGAACAAGACCGACTTCTTCCGTGAACCTTATCACTTCCAGTTCCTGGCCGAATCGGTGCTTCCCGAGTTTCTGAGCGAACAAGGGGGCGCCAGGAAGCACTTCCAGATTTGGAGCGCCGGCTGCTCCTCGGGAGAGGAGCCCTATACGCTCGCGATCGCTATGAGCGAATTTGCGATTCAGCGCGCCGGCTTTCAATACGGCATCCTGGCCACCGATATCTCGAGCCGGGTGCTGGACAAGGCGCGGCTCGGCATCTACGACGAGCATCTGGTGGCTGGTATCCCGCTTGCGCTCAAGCAGCGATACTTTCTGCGCAGCAAGGACCGCGGCAAGGCGCTGGTGCGCGTGGCTCCCGAGCTTCGCTCCCACATCTCGTTCCAGCGGGTGAACCTCATGGATGAGCACCTCTCGGCACCCGAGCTCATGGATGCCATATTCTGCCGGAACGTGATCATTTATTTCGAGCGGGCGACGCAGTACAGGCTCCTGGGCCGCCTGTGCCGGTGCCTCAAGACGAACGGGCATCTCTTCCTGGGGCATTCCGAGACGGTCCACGGCTTCGATCTGCCCCTCGTCCGGATCTCATCGACGATCTACAGGAAGGTCGCATGA
- a CDS encoding response regulator, with protein MLPVKSAPTRVLIVDDEPTILLTLSYALRTEGIEVITASRLEPAEEALARYTFDVVIVDIRMSGILAIEGLELLTYIKRNWPTTDVMVMTAYGSEQIENEAYGRGARWYYEKPVDIRELIDRLREPRSSVV; from the coding sequence ATGCTGCCTGTCAAATCCGCACCGACGCGGGTCCTCATCGTTGACGATGAGCCGACCATCCTGCTGACGCTGTCCTATGCGCTCAGGACGGAGGGGATCGAGGTCATCACCGCGAGCAGGCTTGAACCCGCCGAGGAGGCCCTCGCGCGCTATACCTTCGACGTGGTGATCGTCGATATCAGGATGTCGGGGATTCTGGCAATCGAGGGGCTTGAACTGCTGACCTATATCAAGCGCAATTGGCCCACAACGGACGTGATGGTCATGACCGCCTATGGGTCGGAGCAGATTGAGAACGAGGCCTATGGCAGGGGCGCACGATGGTACTATGAGAAGCCGGTCGACATCCGCGAACTGATCGACCGGCTGCGGGAGCCGCGATCGTCCGTTGTGTGA
- a CDS encoding phosphate/phosphite/phosphonate ABC transporter substrate-binding protein encodes MAFMRDVPQQGVVCLGGGAGASLMRLLCRITVGIILVSAVPTAARAEVKFGILPRLGPVELFTMFNPLAQYLTKETGEKVSIVIPKDFAAFNAAVRQGQIDLGFANPVVYVQLKRDIALEPLALAAELKAGTKFRGIIITRKESPVRRIQDLKGKKLVFVDRDSAAGYIFQMLLLHHAGFDVRRDLTVLPFAKTHDNVVQAVYNGAADAGGIREDDFDRVKRKIDISRLRIVAYTDYYPNWPVFASPSLSKEVTAKIRAALLRLKPNEAASAGILWSAGLIGFSMVQDTDYDHLREAAQVAGAF; translated from the coding sequence ATGGCGTTCATGAGGGATGTGCCGCAACAGGGGGTGGTTTGCCTGGGCGGGGGAGCGGGTGCGAGCCTGATGCGGCTGCTCTGCCGCATCACGGTAGGCATCATCCTTGTATCGGCCGTTCCGACCGCGGCCCGGGCCGAGGTCAAATTCGGCATTCTGCCGCGCTTGGGCCCCGTCGAACTGTTCACGATGTTCAACCCGCTCGCTCAATATCTCACGAAGGAGACAGGCGAGAAGGTCAGCATCGTCATCCCCAAGGATTTCGCGGCCTTCAACGCTGCGGTCAGGCAGGGTCAGATAGATCTCGGCTTTGCGAACCCGGTGGTCTACGTGCAGCTGAAAAGGGATATCGCCCTTGAACCGCTGGCCCTTGCCGCGGAGCTAAAGGCCGGCACGAAGTTCCGCGGCATCATCATCACGAGGAAGGAGAGCCCTGTCAGGAGGATCCAGGACCTGAAGGGGAAAAAACTGGTCTTCGTGGACAGGGATTCGGCCGCGGGATACATTTTTCAGATGCTTCTCCTGCACCACGCGGGCTTTGACGTTCGCAGGGACTTGACGGTGCTTCCCTTCGCGAAGACCCATGACAACGTCGTGCAGGCCGTTTACAACGGAGCAGCCGACGCCGGCGGCATCCGGGAGGATGACTTCGACAGGGTGAAGCGCAAGATCGACATTTCCCGGTTAAGGATCGTGGCCTATACCGACTATTACCCTAACTGGCCGGTCTTTGCCTCGCCGAGCCTAAGCAAGGAGGTGACGGCAAAGATCCGCGCCGCCCTGCTCAGGCTCAAGCCCAACGAGGCCGCGTCGGCGGGCATCCTCTGGTCCGCGGGGCTGATCGGCTTCTCGATGGTCCAGGACACTGATTACGATCATCTGCGCGAGGCGGCGCAGGTGGCGGGAGCCTTCTGA
- the folE gene encoding GTP cyclohydrolase I FolE yields the protein MDPKKIEKGVRLIIEGIGEDPDRPGLKNTPQRVAEMYAEIFSGIAADTGELLKPMAGENHDEMVMIRDIPFYSVCEHHLLPFFGKAHIAYIPGAGKIVGISSLAKALEVFAKRPQVQERLTTQFADFIVGRLKPKGAMVVIDAEHLCMSMRGVKKPGSRVVTSAVRGIFRTKESTRMEMLELLKERN from the coding sequence ATGGACCCTAAGAAAATTGAAAAAGGCGTTCGCCTCATCATAGAGGGCATCGGGGAGGATCCGGACCGGCCGGGACTCAAGAATACGCCCCAGCGCGTTGCCGAGATGTATGCCGAGATCTTCTCCGGCATCGCGGCCGACACGGGAGAACTTCTGAAGCCCATGGCCGGCGAGAACCATGACGAGATGGTGATGATCCGCGACATCCCGTTCTATTCCGTGTGCGAACACCATCTCCTTCCGTTCTTCGGCAAGGCGCACATCGCTTATATCCCGGGTGCGGGGAAGATCGTGGGCATCAGCAGCCTTGCCAAGGCGCTCGAGGTCTTCGCCAAGCGTCCGCAGGTGCAGGAGCGTTTGACAACTCAGTTCGCCGACTTCATCGTCGGCAGGCTCAAGCCCAAGGGAGCCATGGTTGTGATCGATGCCGAGCATCTCTGCATGAGCATGCGCGGCGTAAAGAAGCCAGGGTCCCGCGTCGTCACGTCCGCGGTCCGGGGGATCTTCCGGACCAAGGAATCTACCAGGATGGAAATGCTCGAGCTCTTGAAGGAGCGGAATTAA
- a CDS encoding chemotaxis protein CheD codes for MSRGNNGTPVVYLKAGELHVTDQPSLVITVLGSCLSVTMHSSRLGIGGICHGLLPECGKKNSCTRECPDGLRYVDCSIRQMTGIFDKAGVKRSDIEVKCFGGADMFPRSIEKPGLISVGRQNIMTAEALLKQEGFAIARQDVGGLGGRKLLFYPHTGEVLLQRLEGVREADVRRKQYGVPRHPAGMR; via the coding sequence ATGAGCAGGGGGAACAACGGGACCCCGGTCGTGTATCTCAAGGCGGGAGAATTGCACGTTACCGACCAGCCGTCGCTGGTTATCACGGTCCTCGGTTCCTGCCTGTCCGTAACGATGCACAGCAGCAGGCTGGGGATCGGAGGCATCTGCCATGGCCTGCTGCCGGAATGCGGCAAGAAGAACAGCTGTACGAGAGAGTGTCCGGACGGCTTAAGGTATGTGGACTGCTCGATCAGGCAGATGACCGGTATCTTCGACAAGGCAGGTGTGAAGCGGAGCGATATCGAAGTGAAGTGTTTCGGCGGAGCCGATATGTTCCCGCGCTCGATCGAGAAGCCGGGCCTCATCTCGGTTGGACGCCAGAACATCATGACTGCCGAAGCGCTCCTGAAGCAGGAAGGCTTCGCGATCGCCCGGCAGGATGTGGGAGGGCTCGGCGGACGGAAGCTGCTGTTCTACCCGCATACGGGCGAGGTCCTGCTGCAACGCCTCGAAGGGGTCCGTGAAGCCGATGTCCGCCGGAAGCAGTACGGCGTGCCCCGTCATCCAGCGGGCATGAGGTGA
- a CDS encoding carbon monoxide dehydrogenase accessory protein CooC, with product MKIAITGKGGVGKTTLSGLLARIYASEGKKVLAVDADPDANLASALGIAPELAAKALPLAEQSDMIEERTGSRPGAPGGLFSINPKVDDIPEAYGIQHEGVRLLVMGKSKEAAAGCYCPEHVLLRRLVSHLILRRDEVVILDMEAGIEHLTRGTASGVNAFIVVVEPGQRSLQTAHHVQDLAKGLGIKDVFVVGNKIKRESDREFITKHLPGMKVLGFMSYADDMVKADLDGRSPFDASPEAVEEAKAIKSGLDRLIGKSLSK from the coding sequence TTGAAAATAGCAATAACCGGCAAGGGAGGCGTAGGAAAAACAACGCTTTCCGGCCTCCTGGCCCGGATCTATGCGTCGGAAGGGAAGAAGGTTCTCGCGGTAGATGCCGATCCTGATGCAAACCTGGCATCTGCCCTCGGCATAGCGCCGGAGCTGGCAGCAAAGGCCCTACCGCTTGCCGAGCAATCCGACATGATCGAGGAGCGGACGGGCTCCCGTCCGGGCGCGCCAGGCGGCCTGTTCAGCATCAACCCGAAGGTGGATGACATCCCCGAGGCCTACGGCATCCAGCATGAGGGCGTGCGGCTCCTGGTGATGGGCAAGTCAAAGGAGGCCGCCGCCGGATGCTACTGTCCTGAGCATGTGCTGCTCCGCCGCCTTGTCAGCCATCTGATCCTTCGGCGCGATGAGGTTGTGATCCTCGATATGGAGGCGGGCATCGAACATCTGACCCGCGGCACGGCCAGTGGAGTGAATGCCTTTATCGTGGTGGTAGAGCCGGGACAGCGGAGCCTTCAGACAGCTCATCATGTGCAGGACCTGGCAAAGGGGCTCGGCATCAAGGACGTCTTCGTCGTGGGCAACAAGATCAAGCGGGAGTCGGACAGGGAATTCATCACAAAGCACCTGCCCGGGATGAAGGTCCTCGGATTCATGAGCTATGCAGACGATATGGTCAAGGCCGATCTCGACGGCAGATCTCCCTTTGATGCGTCGCCGGAGGCTGTGGAAGAAGCAAAGGCCATCAAGTCCGGATTGGACCGGTTGATCGGAAAGTCCCTCTCGAAGTAA
- a CDS encoding 4Fe-4S dicluster domain-containing protein, with amino-acid sequence MSPSVLKYEASVSKSLLDEVSARSGQNLQACYQCRRCAAGCPVGEETGVTPDRLIRMVLVGDREGALNNLLVWKCVSCYTCGTRCPNNIQTARITETLKKMSKEAHLKPLTPRIADFHKAFMTSTGHLGRVNEIELMAIYETKTLFKELAKGNLNAMFEEMKSQAKLGAEMTKLKRMHFGMDRVKNRAEIKALYKKSKGR; translated from the coding sequence ATGTCGCCATCGGTATTGAAGTACGAAGCGTCGGTTTCCAAATCCCTGCTCGACGAGGTCTCGGCCCGGTCCGGCCAGAACCTGCAGGCCTGCTATCAGTGCCGCCGTTGTGCCGCCGGCTGTCCGGTGGGGGAGGAGACGGGGGTCACGCCGGACCGGTTGATCCGGATGGTCCTCGTCGGAGACAGGGAAGGGGCGCTCAATAATCTGCTCGTCTGGAAGTGCGTGTCCTGTTATACCTGCGGTACGCGCTGCCCCAATAATATCCAGACCGCGCGGATCACCGAGACCCTGAAGAAGATGTCCAAGGAAGCCCATTTGAAGCCGCTCACCCCCCGCATCGCCGATTTTCACAAGGCCTTCATGACGTCTACGGGCCACTTGGGCCGCGTCAACGAGATCGAACTCATGGCCATCTACGAGACCAAGACCCTGTTCAAGGAGCTCGCGAAGGGGAACCTGAATGCCATGTTCGAGGAAATGAAAAGCCAGGCTAAGCTCGGCGCGGAAATGACGAAGTTGAAACGGATGCACTTCGGCATGGACAGGGTCAAGAACCGCGCGGAAATAAAAGCCCTCTACAAAAAATCCAAGGGCCGCTGA
- a CDS encoding chemotaxis response regulator protein-glutamate methylesterase: protein MSKKIRVLVVDDSAVVRQTMEEVLSSDRGIEVMATASDPFIAAEKILREVPDVITLDVEMPRMDGITFLQKIMSQHPIPVVICSSLAEGGSETALKALEYGAVEIITKPRLGTRQFLEESKVRICDAVKAAAAARIARISPDAPRVVPKYSADVILAKPGSSAMARTTEKVVVVGASTGGTEALRDFLEAMPLDAPGIVVVQHMPEHFTRAFAARLDGICRISVKEAENNDTILRGRALIAPGNHHLLLKRSGARYYIEIKDGPLVSRHRPSVDVLFRSAARYAGKNCIGVIMTGMGDDGARGMLEMKEAGAFTVAQDEDSCVVFGMPKKAIELGAVERVAPLKDLPQVVLNALVTGAA, encoded by the coding sequence ATGAGCAAAAAAATACGGGTTCTCGTCGTCGATGACTCTGCCGTCGTCCGCCAGACGATGGAAGAGGTGCTGTCGTCCGACCGCGGGATCGAGGTGATGGCAACGGCTTCGGATCCCTTCATCGCCGCGGAAAAGATCCTGCGCGAGGTGCCCGACGTCATAACCCTGGATGTGGAAATGCCGCGCATGGACGGCATAACGTTCCTCCAGAAGATCATGTCCCAGCATCCGATCCCGGTGGTCATCTGCTCCAGCCTGGCCGAGGGCGGCTCCGAGACGGCCCTCAAGGCGCTCGAATACGGAGCAGTCGAGATCATCACCAAGCCCCGCCTCGGGACCAGGCAGTTCCTCGAAGAATCCAAGGTGCGCATCTGCGATGCGGTCAAGGCCGCGGCCGCAGCCCGCATCGCGCGCATATCTCCCGATGCGCCGCGCGTCGTGCCCAAGTATTCAGCGGACGTGATCCTCGCGAAGCCGGGATCGAGCGCGATGGCAAGGACCACGGAAAAGGTGGTGGTCGTAGGCGCTTCTACCGGGGGCACAGAAGCGCTCCGGGATTTTCTGGAGGCCATGCCGCTCGACGCCCCGGGCATTGTGGTCGTGCAGCACATGCCCGAACATTTTACGCGCGCCTTCGCGGCCCGTCTCGACGGCATCTGCCGCATATCCGTGAAAGAAGCGGAGAACAACGACACCATTCTGCGGGGCCGGGCACTGATCGCACCGGGCAACCATCATCTGCTGCTCAAGCGCAGCGGCGCCCGCTACTACATCGAAATCAAGGACGGGCCGCTCGTGTCGCGCCATCGTCCGTCGGTTGACGTCCTGTTCCGGTCCGCCGCCCGGTATGCGGGCAAGAACTGCATCGGCGTGATCATGACCGGCATGGGCGACGACGGTGCCAGGGGCATGCTCGAAATGAAGGAGGCGGGGGCCTTCACCGTCGCGCAGGACGAGGACTCCTGCGTCGTTTTTGGCATGCCCAAGAAGGCGATCGAACTCGGGGCCGTTGAGCGCGTCGCGCCTCTCAAGGACCTGCCGCAGGTCGTATTAAATGCTCTCGTAACGGGCGCGGCCTGA
- a CDS encoding VWA domain-containing protein: MRIRKIPSYIWILAAALLIVLAVIAALSWYMKQEDHAPAQQGSNIIIRQAPTAALGTARNAPAGEASLQTSTPAVVSAALPTTTYVLSGQSTTPEQVSSGQTRSVLPSEQTTTIRPARPVQDLFDIVLLIDSSGSMKRTDPGNYRKDAAKLFASLVGKNDRIAVMSFGDAATMLIPLTANNDQSRPAVFRAIDRISSREFSTNILDAVQKGYDELKQSTTKNRILVMMSDGRLALGSAEKDSAAHAELMKLLPELKDAGIRIYTVAFTEESDSTLLATMARETDGSFRYAKTERDVHLMFTSIFERLKAPDSVPFEGESFVLDREIREAVVLITKAPGTAVALRDPNGGQHTSSRHPSSFNWYASNVFDMITISEPPEGMWTVRLSTNEGNKVYVLTDLSLRCALDRDFVRKGESVRIDAWLEKQGVIVTGADLAANAVFSAEVTGPDGKTTAVNLVDDGSPPGAGTSGINSRHHVELPAAGPGEYTVRIRATGRTFKREKTVPFRVLDAPSLAPAPRTPQAASVAPNNLPDEEIHWGPVLLRLGLINLALASFAGIVLFLIKKFARKKVLS, translated from the coding sequence ATGCGAATAAGAAAAATACCATCATATATTTGGATTCTTGCGGCCGCGCTCCTGATCGTCCTGGCGGTTATTGCGGCCCTTTCCTGGTACATGAAGCAGGAGGACCACGCCCCTGCACAGCAGGGATCCAATATCATCATCCGCCAGGCACCGACCGCGGCGCTTGGTACCGCCCGGAACGCCCCTGCCGGAGAGGCGTCCCTTCAAACCTCGACCCCTGCGGTCGTTTCCGCTGCGCTGCCGACCACGACGTACGTCCTTTCCGGCCAGTCGACGACCCCGGAACAGGTCTCATCCGGACAGACGCGGTCCGTTCTCCCCTCGGAGCAGACCACCACGATCAGGCCCGCGAGGCCGGTCCAGGACCTCTTCGACATTGTTCTGCTCATCGACAGTTCGGGCAGCATGAAAAGGACGGACCCCGGGAATTACCGGAAGGACGCGGCCAAGCTCTTCGCTTCGCTGGTCGGGAAGAACGACCGCATCGCGGTCATGAGCTTCGGTGATGCGGCGACGATGCTCATCCCGCTCACCGCGAACAATGATCAGAGCCGGCCTGCGGTATTCAGGGCCATCGACCGGATCTCGTCCCGGGAGTTCTCGACGAACATTCTCGACGCCGTGCAGAAAGGCTACGATGAGCTGAAGCAGTCGACGACAAAAAACAGGATCCTGGTCATGATGTCCGACGGCAGGCTGGCTCTCGGCTCCGCAGAGAAGGACTCCGCCGCGCATGCCGAGCTCATGAAGCTCCTGCCCGAGCTGAAAGATGCGGGCATCAGGATATACACGGTGGCCTTTACGGAGGAGTCGGACAGCACCCTGCTCGCGACCATGGCCCGCGAGACCGACGGTTCGTTCCGGTACGCGAAAACCGAGAGGGACGTGCACCTCATGTTCACCTCCATCTTTGAACGGCTCAAGGCGCCGGACAGCGTCCCTTTCGAGGGAGAATCCTTCGTCCTTGACCGCGAGATCCGGGAAGCGGTGGTGCTGATCACCAAGGCGCCGGGCACGGCGGTGGCCCTTCGCGATCCGAACGGCGGGCAGCATACCTCGTCGCGACATCCCTCTTCGTTCAACTGGTATGCATCGAACGTGTTTGACATGATAACGATCAGCGAACCCCCTGAGGGCATGTGGACCGTCAGGCTCAGCACGAACGAAGGCAACAAAGTGTACGTTCTGACGGATCTGAGCCTGAGGTGCGCCCTGGACAGGGACTTCGTCAGGAAGGGAGAATCCGTCAGGATCGACGCCTGGCTGGAAAAACAGGGTGTGATCGTGACCGGAGCGGATCTGGCCGCAAACGCGGTTTTTTCCGCCGAGGTAACCGGGCCCGACGGAAAGACCACCGCTGTGAACCTGGTGGACGACGGTTCTCCTCCGGGAGCCGGGACTTCGGGGATAAACAGCAGGCATCATGTTGAACTTCCCGCAGCTGGGCCGGGGGAATACACGGTGCGGATCAGGGCAACGGGCAGGACATTCAAGCGTGAGAAGACCGTCCCGTTCCGGGTCCTGGACGCTCCGTCGCTCGCTCCCGCGCCACGGACGCCGCAGGCGGCCTCCGTGGCGCCAAATAACTTGCCGGACGAAGAAATACACTGGGGACCAGTGCTGCTTCGGCTGGGCCTGATAAACCTTGCGCTCGCCTCGTTCGCTGGCATCGTATTATTCCTGATCAAGAAGTTCGCACGGAAGAAGGTATTATCATGA